The Prionailurus bengalensis isolate Pbe53 chromosome A3, Fcat_Pben_1.1_paternal_pri, whole genome shotgun sequence genome includes a window with the following:
- the NT5DC4 gene encoding LOW QUALITY PROTEIN: 5'-nucleotidase domain-containing protein 4 (The sequence of the model RefSeq protein was modified relative to this genomic sequence to represent the inferred CDS: substituted 2 bases at 2 genomic stop codons), producing the protein MVMASVDGGEQREPQGEPQRLVSSQVLKXDWHQRIFVNCRLVLGKIRCFGFDMDYTLAAYKSPAYEALVFELLLERLVCIGXLRHILHYTYDPAFPTRCGSLLGWEAVAGSQLWNPHPQPLRSLPRGLVFDVLYGNLLKVDTHGNVRLGTHGFTFLSDCSLPRAEIWSFYPSKFAQRDNLQRFHILNTLSNLPEIYLCACLVDFFSGCSHYTNCDTGYQHGNLFMSFRSLFQDVSDAMDNVHQSGCLKEKTLEDLDKYVEKDVRIPILLGKMKEVGKVFLATNSSYNYTDAITTYLFGISEAEGSARPWRSYFDLTVVDTQKPCFFAEGTVLRQVNRVRAGAEDSGKLRVGTYMGPHQHCVVYSGGSSDTVCELLGVQGKDILYIGDHIFGDSLKSKKWQDWRTCLVVPELFRELGIWEQEKGELCVWGASGPGRGRHWPPVQRPAPSSSCPLPCWGLVVTVIILFTLWFMRLGLTHYHVTVEWTEELKRLNVHLADLYQHMEGSSYGLQVINSTKREIQVPEPSYRIFHNSCRAPLVLVCQRPLLVYALNDSSVRLQED; encoded by the exons ATGGTGATGGCCAGCGTGGATGGGGGAGAGCAAAGGGAGCCCCAAGGGGAGCCACAGCGCCTGGTCTCCTCTCAAGTCCTGAAGTAGGACTGGCACCAGCG gatTTTTGTCAATTGCAGGTTGGTGCTGGGGAAGATTCGCTGCTTTGGCTTTGACATGGACTACACCCTGGctg CCTACAAGTCCCCAGCCTATGAGGCACTGGTCTTTGAGTTACTACTGGAGCGTCTGGTGTGCATTGGGTAGCTGCGTCATATCCTGCACTACACCTATGACCCCGCCTTCCCCACCAGGTGCGGGAGCTTGCTGGGGTGGGAGGCTGTGGCCGGTAGTCAGCTCTGGAACCCCCATCCACAGCCTCTGCGCTCTCTCCCTCGGGGGCTGGTGTTTGATGTGCTCTATGGGAACCTGCTGAAGGTGGACACCCATGGGAACGTGCGGCTGGGCACCCATGGCTTCACCTTCCTCTCGGA ctgctccctccccagggcAGAGATCTGGAGCTTCTACCCCAGCAAGTTCGCTCAGAGGGACAACCTGCAGAGGTTCCACATCCTCAACACGCTCTCCAACCTGCCTG AAATCTACCTGTGTGCCTGCCTGGTGGACTTCTTCTCTGGCTGCTCCCACTACACCAA CTGTGACACTGGCTATCAGCATGGGAACCTCTTCATGTCCTTCCGAAGCCTCTTCCAGGACGTGAGTGATGCCATGGATAATGTCCACCAGTCG GGCTGTCTGAAGGAGAAGACCCTGGAAGACTTGGACAAATACGTGGAGAAGGAT gTGCGAATCCCCATCCTGCTAGGTAAGATGAAGGAAGTTGGGAAAGTATTTCTGGCTACAAACAGCAGCTACAACTACACGGAT GCCATCACGACCTACCTGTTTGGCATTAGTGAG GCTGAAGGCTCAGCCAGGCCCTGGAGGTCCTACTTCGACCTGACTGTGGTGGACACACAGAAGCCCTGCTTCTTTGCTGAGGGGACAGTGCTGAGACAGGTCAACAGGGTAAGGGCAGGGGCTGAG GATTCAGGCAAGCTCCGCGTGGGCACCTACATGGGGCCCCACCAGCACTGTGTGGTTTACTCTGGAG GCTCTTCGGACACAGTGTGTGAGCTGCTCGGGGTACAGGGGAAGGATATCCTGTACATTGGGGATCACATCTTTGGAGACAGCCTCAAGTCCAAGAAGTGGCAGGACTGGCGAACTTGCCTGGTGGTTCCTGAGCTGTTCCGGGAGCTTGGCATCTGGGAGCAAGAGAAGGGtgagctgtgtgtgtggggggcttCAGGACCAGGTAGGGGGAGGCACTGGCCACCAGTGCAGAGGCCTGCCCCTTCATCATCTTGTCCTCTTCCCTGTTGGGGGTTAGTAGTAACTGTGATAATATTGTTCACTCTGTGGTTTATGAGA CTGGGTTTGACTCATTACCATGTGACCGTGG AGTGGACGGAGGAGCTGAAGAGGCTGAACGTGCACTTGGCAGACCTGTACCA GCACATGGAAGGGAGCAGTTATGGGCTGCAAGTTATCAACTCCACCAAGAGGGAGATTCAG GTTCCTGAGCCCAGTTACAGGATTTTCCACAACTCCTGCAGAGCTCCACTTGTCCTTGTCTGCCAGCGCCCTCTGCTGGTCTATGCTCTGAATGACAGCAGCGTGCGGCTACAGGAGGACTGA